In Herpetosiphon gulosus, one genomic interval encodes:
- the kdpC gene encoding potassium-transporting ATPase subunit KdpC, whose product MRTFFRPALAAIIIFSVLTGVIYPALVTLIAQVAFPRQANGSLIEQAGQQRGSRLIGQQFDQPEYFWGRLSATGSVPYNAAASSGSNYGPLNPALAEAVQARIDALKAADPSNQLPIPVDLVTASASGLDPEISPAAANYQVQRVAAARGLAVEQVKQLVEQHTSQRTLGVLGEPRVNVLQLNIALDQIKSID is encoded by the coding sequence ATGCGCACATTTTTTCGGCCAGCTTTGGCTGCAATCATCATATTCAGTGTCTTAACTGGGGTTATTTACCCGGCGTTGGTTACCCTGATTGCCCAAGTGGCTTTTCCGCGCCAAGCCAATGGCAGCTTGATTGAGCAAGCAGGTCAGCAACGTGGCTCTCGATTGATCGGTCAACAATTTGATCAGCCAGAATATTTTTGGGGACGGCTTTCGGCAACTGGCTCAGTACCCTATAATGCAGCGGCCTCAAGCGGCTCAAATTATGGACCACTCAATCCAGCCTTAGCCGAAGCAGTGCAAGCACGAATTGATGCGCTCAAGGCTGCCGATCCCAGCAATCAGTTGCCAATCCCGGTTGATTTGGTCACTGCCTCGGCCAGCGGGCTTGATCCTGAAATTTCGCCAGCTGCCGCAAATTACCAAGTACAACGGGTCGCCGCAGCACGTGGTTTGGCGGTCGAGCAAGTGAAACAATTGGTTGAGCAGCATACGAGCCAACGCACGTTAGGGGTTTTAGGCGAGCCACGGGTGAATGTGCTGCAATTAAATATCGCACTCGATCAGATTAAATCGATTGATTAG
- a CDS encoding tetratricopeptide repeat protein, with translation MMTGSETHQCPTCETVLRPTTLFCPRCGTPIMPTVSNALQLSITQILESMKPGQAEVMRRCAIPRWFDEEILAVLREREDGNNAKILQQVIEYSFVRQVGEGRYAYIDDVRQYLLEDWRLRPDDLHPIQQRLYRYFERRMGSTMADNRATWLREIVTYDLLLASTTSVKHQKQDDNNPWLLTQAVVAARVERALLRFRNLFEGAFNAHRMAEAEAILLAAEEQSNILAPLVRDWLLYYRGKMNFAMVRLDEAISCFEILLKRDDLDSELQVLVAISLGDVQVEAGKWSASILSYQKALATPKIEAAQQAEAHLGIADAYNEIAISSGGWHQPQIQKYPISRALAKLFQSIAIIPMFILVSILRRLGAAVPKPVILLRYQNWLLARIFRASRDQTMAAYTIFRQQNDQVNMIRCEMRLIDIDVLFGSVDEAIVLAQHSLERPGCEEPYRKARVQVTFARALIAKQDYAQAIEVVNQALTVFRAVDDGRWESRALTTLGRALQESGQAEAALNAYKEGLTRARGIGSVLSRERILYELRSWRRSELSYPSEIGEILRDEPTQRFVARFPRFLLPYLQVGQTLLIPLILVFAAIVAPTLQTQTIIQSSSNLILPAPDVYVFPWYRLIIAPLTMLVLTGIGYSVLGLIVLWRMPMNQLRNNQPIVHIITPNELIHQDQYGQESHRIKWKDVTEIITADRRVWKRPLMVFSRSFVRSTMQPLLRIDGITGWYNTLLYLIDKRASEAGATIRYLSADISLLRSVWGSVIGVGTVLLILLMASVNSWIPNIAEFLPATFYSVLQLLAFSGILLIGPTIFWTVIRPLRLDNEFALDERLPTLAAIIGLIVMVLFIITDGSIVRVPIFSVSLFIAGVYVFSEGIYQLGVRRGKDRRWRAGVTVVGFGLLLAAMLIVRETVWREFYHARSYAYTVQDNEAAAADDRLREASLATVMFERPMVLEEAVLSSQNSDWEEASQQYTAIVNSRQYDARIQALAYHNWALTELSRCKANPCSEAEWARIVQFESESITLIDIAIEQHQANPEERAVLLEAQGSAYIEVGQIPEAIQKLTQALASTREPKVQQRIEGLLDSLQR, from the coding sequence ATGATGACTGGCTCTGAAACGCATCAATGTCCTACATGCGAAACTGTCTTGCGCCCTACTACCTTATTTTGTCCGCGCTGTGGCACGCCGATTATGCCAACCGTCAGCAATGCCTTGCAACTCTCGATCACCCAAATTCTTGAGAGCATGAAGCCTGGTCAGGCCGAGGTGATGCGGCGTTGTGCGATTCCGCGCTGGTTTGATGAAGAAATTTTGGCGGTGCTGCGCGAACGCGAGGATGGCAACAACGCCAAAATTCTCCAGCAAGTGATCGAATATAGCTTTGTGCGTCAAGTTGGTGAGGGTCGTTATGCCTATATCGACGATGTGCGCCAATATTTGCTGGAAGATTGGCGGCTGCGCCCCGATGATTTGCACCCCATTCAGCAGCGTTTGTATCGCTATTTCGAGCGGCGCATGGGTTCGACCATGGCCGATAATCGCGCAACATGGCTACGTGAAATTGTCACCTACGATTTGCTATTGGCCTCAACAACCAGCGTTAAGCATCAAAAACAAGATGATAATAATCCGTGGCTCTTGACTCAGGCAGTCGTGGCGGCGCGGGTTGAACGAGCTTTGCTGCGTTTTCGTAATTTATTCGAGGGCGCTTTTAATGCTCACCGCATGGCCGAGGCCGAGGCAATTTTGTTGGCGGCTGAGGAGCAAAGCAATATTCTCGCCCCATTGGTGCGCGATTGGCTGTTGTATTATCGTGGCAAGATGAATTTTGCCATGGTTCGGCTTGACGAGGCGATTAGTTGCTTTGAAATTTTGCTCAAGCGCGATGATCTTGATTCTGAGTTGCAGGTTTTAGTCGCAATCAGTCTTGGCGATGTGCAAGTTGAGGCGGGCAAATGGTCAGCTTCGATCTTGTCGTATCAAAAAGCCTTGGCAACGCCTAAAATCGAGGCAGCTCAGCAGGCCGAAGCCCACCTTGGAATTGCCGATGCCTACAATGAAATTGCGATTAGCTCTGGTGGTTGGCATCAACCACAAATTCAGAAATATCCAATTTCACGCGCCTTAGCCAAACTGTTCCAGTCAATTGCGATCATTCCGATGTTTATTTTGGTGAGCATTTTGCGGCGTTTAGGTGCAGCCGTACCCAAACCTGTGATTTTGCTGCGCTACCAAAATTGGCTGCTAGCGCGAATTTTCCGCGCCTCGCGTGACCAAACTATGGCAGCCTATACGATCTTCCGCCAACAGAATGATCAAGTCAATATGATTCGCTGTGAGATGCGTTTGATCGATATTGATGTGTTGTTTGGCAGCGTTGATGAAGCAATTGTTTTGGCTCAGCACAGCCTCGAACGACCTGGCTGCGAGGAACCTTATCGCAAAGCTCGGGTTCAGGTAACCTTTGCCCGCGCATTAATTGCCAAACAAGATTATGCTCAAGCAATTGAGGTTGTGAATCAAGCCTTGACCGTATTTCGGGCAGTCGATGATGGTCGTTGGGAATCACGAGCCTTGACCACGCTTGGCCGCGCTTTGCAAGAATCGGGTCAGGCTGAAGCAGCCTTAAATGCCTACAAAGAAGGCTTGACCCGTGCGCGTGGCATTGGCTCAGTGCTTAGCCGCGAACGGATTTTATATGAATTACGTAGTTGGCGACGCTCAGAATTAAGCTATCCCAGCGAAATTGGCGAAATTCTGCGTGATGAGCCAACCCAACGCTTTGTCGCACGCTTTCCGCGCTTCCTGTTGCCCTATTTGCAAGTTGGCCAAACCCTGCTGATTCCATTGATTTTGGTGTTTGCAGCAATTGTTGCGCCAACGCTTCAAACCCAAACGATCATTCAATCAAGCAGCAATTTGATTTTGCCTGCGCCCGATGTCTATGTTTTTCCGTGGTATCGGCTGATTATTGCGCCGTTGACGATGTTGGTATTGACGGGGATTGGCTATAGTGTGCTGGGCTTGATTGTGCTGTGGCGTATGCCGATGAATCAGTTGCGCAATAATCAGCCGATTGTGCATATCATCACCCCCAATGAGCTGATTCATCAAGATCAATATGGTCAAGAATCACATCGAATCAAATGGAAGGATGTGACCGAAATCATCACGGCTGATCGGCGGGTTTGGAAACGCCCGTTGATGGTGTTTTCGCGCAGTTTTGTGCGCTCGACCATGCAGCCGTTGCTGCGAATTGATGGCATTACTGGTTGGTACAATACCCTGCTGTATCTGATTGATAAGCGGGCGAGTGAAGCAGGCGCAACGATTCGCTATTTGAGCGCCGATATTAGCTTGCTGCGCAGTGTTTGGGGTTCAGTAATTGGGGTTGGCACGGTCTTGCTGATTCTGCTAATGGCTAGTGTCAATAGTTGGATTCCCAATATTGCCGAGTTTTTGCCTGCAACCTTTTATTCAGTGCTCCAATTGTTGGCATTTAGCGGCATTTTGCTGATTGGCCCAACGATTTTTTGGACGGTGATTCGCCCATTACGGCTTGATAATGAATTTGCCTTGGATGAGCGTTTACCAACTTTGGCGGCAATAATTGGGCTGATTGTGATGGTGCTGTTTATTATCACCGATGGCTCAATTGTGCGCGTGCCGATTTTCAGTGTGTCGCTGTTTATTGCTGGGGTCTATGTTTTTAGTGAAGGCATTTATCAACTAGGCGTGCGGCGTGGCAAGGATCGCCGCTGGCGAGCAGGGGTGACGGTTGTTGGGTTTGGTTTATTGCTAGCAGCGATGCTGATTGTGCGTGAAACGGTTTGGCGAGAGTTCTATCATGCTCGTTCCTATGCCTATACCGTGCAGGACAACGAGGCGGCGGCTGCTGACGATCGGCTACGCGAAGCGTCGCTGGCCACGGTCATGTTTGAACGACCGATGGTTTTAGAAGAAGCTGTGCTGTCTAGTCAAAACAGCGATTGGGAAGAAGCCAGTCAGCAATATACGGCGATTGTCAATAGCCGCCAGTATGATGCCCGAATTCAGGCCTTAGCCTATCACAACTGGGCATTAACCGAGCTTTCGCGTTGTAAAGCTAATCCATGTAGTGAAGCCGAATGGGCGCGAATTGTCCAGTTTGAGAGCGAATCGATTACATTAATTGATATTGCAATTGAGCAACATCAGGCCAATCCTGAGGAGCGGGCGGTGTTACTTGAAGCTCAAGGTTCGGCCTATATCGAGGTTGGTCAAATTCCTGAGGCGATTCAAAAATTAACCCAAGCCTTGGCCAGCACGCGTGAGCCAAAGGTGCAACAGCGGATTGAGGGATTGCTCGATTCGCTGCAACGCTAA
- a CDS encoding FAD-binding oxidoreductase, producing the protein MLWYNSANIIAHQRRSFGMVHQAQVVVIGAGIIGASVAYHLAARGCTEVVVLEKEAVEVTGSTARSAAGVRHQFSSRTNILLSQYSIERYKHFTEEIGGHAELHQHGYLFLFNDQATWQAYQAVLELQRSLNVPVQVLTPEQAAGYIPELNISDLVGATYCAEDGFVDPHGIAMGYLNKARELGVKVLRDAPALGFEFADDQVVGVQTPQGTIHCQYVVNAAGPYAGEVGKTAGFEIPIKPYRRCIYVSDPFPALPKDIPLTIDVGTGAYIRKEQETVLMGLSNLNEPSSHDTTVDWDWLDTVLEAMLNRFPILERAGLSERQSWAGSYEITPDHLPILGRMPNCPNWLNAAGFSGHGVMHAPATGLLIAEEILDGRAHSIEIDELRIERFAAGELHAERNVI; encoded by the coding sequence ATCCTTTGGTACAATAGTGCAAACATCATTGCACATCAAAGGAGATCGTTCGGAATGGTTCACCAAGCACAGGTTGTCGTTATTGGGGCAGGCATCATTGGGGCTTCTGTTGCCTACCATCTTGCTGCGCGGGGCTGTACCGAGGTAGTGGTGTTAGAAAAAGAGGCAGTTGAGGTTACTGGCTCGACTGCTCGTTCTGCGGCTGGGGTTCGCCATCAGTTCTCATCACGCACCAATATCTTACTTTCCCAATATAGCATCGAACGCTACAAACATTTTACCGAAGAAATTGGCGGCCATGCCGAATTACATCAACATGGCTATCTCTTTTTGTTTAATGATCAAGCCACTTGGCAAGCCTACCAAGCAGTGCTCGAATTGCAACGTAGCTTAAATGTACCAGTGCAGGTGCTTACGCCAGAACAGGCCGCTGGCTATATTCCCGAATTAAATATTAGCGATCTCGTTGGCGCAACCTATTGTGCTGAAGATGGCTTTGTTGACCCGCATGGCATTGCAATGGGCTATTTGAACAAAGCCCGTGAGTTGGGCGTGAAGGTTTTACGCGATGCTCCGGCGTTAGGCTTTGAATTTGCCGATGATCAGGTAGTTGGGGTGCAAACCCCGCAAGGCACAATTCATTGCCAGTATGTGGTTAATGCTGCTGGCCCCTATGCTGGCGAGGTCGGCAAAACCGCTGGCTTTGAGATTCCAATTAAGCCCTATCGCCGCTGCATCTATGTTTCCGATCCATTTCCGGCCTTGCCCAAAGATATTCCGCTGACGATTGATGTTGGCACGGGAGCTTACATTCGCAAAGAGCAAGAGACCGTGCTGATGGGCCTGAGCAATCTCAATGAGCCATCATCGCACGATACCACGGTCGATTGGGATTGGCTGGATACGGTCTTGGAAGCCATGCTCAATCGTTTTCCAATTTTGGAACGCGCTGGTCTCTCTGAACGCCAATCGTGGGCTGGCTCGTATGAAATTACGCCCGACCACCTACCCATTTTAGGTCGTATGCCCAATTGCCCTAATTGGCTGAATGCCGCCGGATTTAGCGGCCATGGCGTGATGCATGCGCCCGCAACTGGTTTGCTGATTGCCGAAGAAATTCTTGATGGCCGCGCTCACTCAATCGAGATTGACGAGTTGCGAATCGAACGCTTTGCTGCTGGCGAACTACACGCTGAGCGCAATGTAATCTAG
- a CDS encoding DUF881 domain-containing protein, whose product MKRFRIRRGILRQSLLTLMCMLIGFAVVTQLRTYENIANDVVKLSPEQRAELMISLIDRNAATEREIIALRQQNEDYRRTQSNGTSTLDQLANDLNRYKLHTGAVQVQGGGVTITINYPLRAADVIALTNEVRNASGEAIAINGRRIVARTRIEEDDNAELYLDGQIQHAPYTIQAIGDKETLMGALNRVGGLLRIWNEIDGVDITIEPTNVITMPRVSNQPEFRYAQPAPKEGQ is encoded by the coding sequence ATGAAGCGCTTTCGCATTCGGCGCGGGATTTTGCGCCAAAGCTTGTTAACCTTGATGTGTATGTTGATTGGCTTTGCGGTAGTGACCCAACTGCGCACCTATGAAAATATTGCTAACGATGTGGTCAAGCTTTCGCCTGAGCAACGGGCCGAATTAATGATTAGCTTGATCGATCGTAATGCGGCGACTGAGCGCGAAATTATTGCCTTGCGCCAGCAAAATGAAGATTATCGCCGCACTCAATCGAATGGCACCAGCACGCTTGATCAATTGGCCAACGATTTGAATCGCTATAAATTGCATACTGGAGCGGTGCAAGTCCAAGGCGGCGGGGTCACGATTACGATTAATTATCCTCTGCGAGCTGCTGATGTGATTGCCCTGACCAATGAAGTGCGCAATGCCAGCGGTGAAGCAATTGCGATTAACGGGCGGCGGATTGTCGCGCGAACCCGCATCGAAGAAGATGACAATGCCGAATTGTATCTTGATGGCCAAATTCAACACGCCCCCTACACCATCCAAGCAATTGGCGATAAAGAAACCTTGATGGGCGCATTGAATCGGGTTGGTGGCCTGTTGCGGATTTGGAACGAAATTGATGGGGTCGATATTACGATTGAGCCAACTAACGTAATTACTATGCCGCGAGTCAGCAACCAGCCTGAGTTTCGCTATGCCCAACCTGCGCCCAAAGAGGGCCAATAG
- a CDS encoding DUF881 domain-containing protein — translation MRQLVPQHRAILSLFALLFGGLFVGMLMSVRPQVALSSSSSSRNSSASLSVDRISTLREHQQELNAELSRLRDEQAELQQQSTSSQSNFEEIRTQIDQQQQLAALVAMRGPGVVVTLNDSNANSLPDEVADVNRYIIHQQQLVTLVGVLWSNGAEAISINDQRITDQTSIYCVGSTILINQELMAPPFTIRAIGDPNTLANAASNSPLLSDLWSRQREFGIGVDVKQKAQVQVPAYTGPLANRHLEVAP, via the coding sequence ATGCGTCAACTAGTACCTCAGCATCGTGCCATTTTGTCGCTGTTCGCTTTGCTCTTTGGGGGCTTGTTTGTCGGCATGTTAATGTCGGTACGGCCTCAAGTGGCGCTTTCGAGTAGTAGTAGTTCGCGCAATAGCTCAGCTAGTTTGAGTGTTGATCGGATCAGCACGCTGCGTGAGCATCAGCAAGAATTAAATGCTGAACTCAGTCGTCTGCGCGATGAACAAGCTGAGTTGCAACAACAATCAACCTCCAGTCAAAGCAACTTTGAAGAAATTCGCACTCAAATCGATCAGCAGCAACAATTGGCGGCCTTGGTGGCGATGCGTGGGCCAGGCGTGGTTGTGACGCTCAACGATAGCAACGCCAATTCGTTGCCCGATGAAGTTGCCGACGTGAATCGTTATATCATCCATCAGCAGCAGCTTGTGACCTTGGTTGGGGTACTGTGGAGCAACGGCGCTGAGGCAATTTCGATCAACGATCAGCGCATCACCGACCAAACCTCGATCTATTGTGTTGGCTCAACGATTTTGATTAACCAAGAGTTAATGGCTCCGCCATTTACGATTCGCGCAATCGGCGACCCCAATACTTTAGCCAATGCCGCCAGTAATTCGCCTTTGCTCAGCGATTTATGGAGCCGCCAGCGCGAATTTGGTATCGGTGTCGATGTTAAGCAAAAAGCCCAAGTGCAAGTGCCGGCCTACACTGGCCCCTTGGCCAATCGCCATCTGGAGGTTGCGCCATGA
- a CDS encoding isopentenyl phosphate kinase, with protein sequence MNKPIFIKLGGSMLTDKTSAERLVDQTLKQVVTDLSAWRQAHPNQPILLGHGGGSFGHYWAERYQTAQGIINEQSWWGVARVADAMARLNRAVVGACLDADLPAIGIQPMASSLANAGEIQQIGSQTLATLLAAGTIPVIYGDVLLDVAQGCTVASTERIFSALVGPLQPTQIILLGEQAVYDADPRQHADAQPIPLINRTNYAAIIARLGGSHGVDVTGGMRNKVEAMWQLVQQAPQLEIWICGPQQLQSALSGQLNGPGTIIKLD encoded by the coding sequence ATGAATAAGCCTATTTTTATCAAACTTGGCGGCTCGATGTTGACCGATAAAACCAGCGCCGAACGTTTGGTCGATCAAACGCTCAAGCAGGTTGTGACCGATTTATCGGCTTGGCGACAGGCACATCCTAACCAGCCGATTTTGCTGGGCCATGGTGGTGGCTCGTTTGGCCATTATTGGGCTGAACGCTATCAAACCGCCCAAGGCATTATCAACGAGCAAAGCTGGTGGGGCGTGGCACGGGTGGCCGATGCTATGGCGCGGCTCAATCGTGCGGTCGTTGGAGCTTGCTTGGATGCTGATTTACCCGCGATTGGCATTCAACCGATGGCCTCAAGCCTGGCGAATGCTGGCGAGATTCAACAAATTGGCAGCCAAACGCTCGCGACTTTGTTGGCTGCTGGAACGATTCCGGTGATTTATGGCGATGTCTTGCTTGATGTCGCCCAAGGTTGTACAGTCGCCTCGACCGAACGGATTTTTAGTGCCTTGGTTGGCCCACTCCAGCCAACCCAAATCATCCTACTTGGCGAACAGGCCGTCTATGATGCCGACCCCCGCCAACACGCCGATGCTCAACCAATTCCTTTGATTAATCGGACAAACTACGCTGCGATTATTGCTCGGCTCGGTGGCTCGCATGGCGTTGATGTCACCGGAGGCATGCGCAATAAAGTTGAAGCAATGTGGCAATTAGTCCAACAAGCACCGCAGCTTGAAATTTGGATTTGTGGTCCTCAACAGTTGCAATCTGCGTTATCAGGACAATTAAACGGCCCTGGCACGATTATCAAGCTTGATTAA
- a CDS encoding peptidoglycan DD-metalloendopeptidase family protein, translating to MRQRLVQLLVLLGIVIGMVWATPAPLVAATDRTHELATPQVATATNLKFPWSGGEEWKLTQGWHFLPKELAALNYAVDFAPLSQNHDILAAHTGVVLIICDGPKSQSLLLTADDGFQTAYVHIKKGTLKVVDGERIAQGTVLGSTVDNLPPNTKDSDKCGEWTGAHVHMEFSSREVTIDGWTSNSMNIWYSGALEKTVNSNFLSTNIAVSSSLKGYIDGPAPNAQLSNRIKINGWAKSTNSTIKEVNIYGRLAGSNHGFVPLAKANYGEYRPDPGLAGPYGWSWEWDTSRYGNGNYELKVKATSLDDSSAWLLDSANHSEILSVNVQNSTHVCLKPLYRYFNGSVLRHFYTQHWSELGLGDVNWRYEQITGFVAASGCSLPSGTPLYRLAHNTLTPKHMYATQYERDVLVSSGLYHDEGSVGLIAQQAQSQYVMASLQRMYHAGRNDHFFTTDQNEVNLARNEGYQLENSVGQIVTVANVIPNPPTGLSPSGTTLNSLNVQLTWNDGGDPDNYPRNNRDYVVEVRATNNSWSQSRSWNTNTNWLVTVPQPGTYVWKVRSGDGLSPSAWSAERQFTVSTNAQAGLMVNPNPIPASTSSSSATITWGTGNGTQGQLFVSENGGPDRLMAQGDYGVDSPAWFAPGSEYRFRLYAGLNRETLLREITVRRERSLIANPSSIPAGAQGLQQIMLYWSTGDGSEAQVYVSKDGEPEKLMAQGPYGKANPAWIVPGSVYRFRLYAGFNRATLLREIIVR from the coding sequence ATGCGGCAACGCTTAGTTCAGCTGTTGGTTTTGTTGGGAATAGTGATTGGAATGGTTTGGGCAACGCCAGCCCCATTGGTTGCGGCAACTGATCGAACGCACGAGCTAGCAACGCCTCAAGTGGCGACTGCTACCAACCTGAAATTTCCTTGGAGTGGTGGTGAAGAATGGAAGTTGACTCAAGGTTGGCATTTTTTACCTAAAGAACTTGCTGCTCTAAACTATGCTGTAGATTTTGCACCATTAAGTCAAAATCATGATATCTTGGCGGCTCATACTGGAGTTGTTTTGATTATCTGTGATGGGCCAAAATCTCAATCCCTTCTATTAACAGCTGACGATGGGTTTCAAACAGCCTATGTACATATAAAAAAAGGCACATTGAAAGTTGTCGATGGTGAGCGAATTGCTCAAGGAACCGTCTTAGGTTCAACTGTTGATAACCTTCCACCGAATACAAAAGATTCTGATAAATGTGGTGAGTGGACAGGTGCTCATGTTCATATGGAATTTAGTAGCCGTGAAGTAACTATCGATGGTTGGACTTCAAATAGTATGAATATTTGGTATTCAGGAGCTTTGGAAAAAACGGTTAACAGTAATTTTCTTTCTACTAATATAGCCGTTTCTAGTTCTTTGAAGGGCTATATTGATGGGCCAGCCCCCAATGCCCAGCTGAGCAACCGGATTAAAATCAATGGTTGGGCCAAAAGTACAAATTCTACAATCAAGGAAGTCAATATCTATGGGCGTTTGGCAGGCTCGAACCATGGATTTGTGCCATTAGCCAAAGCCAATTACGGTGAATATCGCCCTGATCCTGGTTTGGCTGGGCCGTATGGCTGGTCGTGGGAGTGGGATACGAGTCGGTATGGCAATGGCAACTATGAATTAAAGGTTAAAGCGACCTCGCTTGATGACAGCAGTGCATGGTTGCTTGATTCAGCCAATCATTCAGAAATCCTGAGTGTAAACGTTCAAAATAGCACCCATGTCTGTCTTAAACCGCTCTATCGCTATTTCAATGGTTCAGTCTTGCGCCATTTCTATACCCAACATTGGAGTGAGCTAGGGTTGGGCGATGTAAATTGGCGCTATGAACAGATTACTGGGTTTGTTGCAGCCAGCGGCTGTTCGTTGCCAAGTGGCACACCGCTCTATCGTTTAGCCCATAATACACTGACTCCTAAGCACATGTATGCGACGCAATACGAACGTGATGTTTTGGTTTCGAGCGGGCTATATCACGATGAAGGCAGCGTTGGCTTAATCGCTCAACAAGCCCAAAGCCAATATGTCATGGCTTCGTTGCAACGCATGTACCACGCAGGCCGCAACGATCATTTCTTTACAACCGATCAAAACGAGGTTAATTTAGCGCGTAATGAAGGGTATCAGTTGGAAAATTCCGTTGGTCAGATTGTGACGGTGGCAAATGTGATTCCCAATCCGCCAACTGGCTTGAGTCCAAGTGGCACGACATTAAATAGCCTGAATGTGCAGCTGACATGGAATGATGGGGGTGATCCTGATAATTATCCACGCAACAACCGCGATTATGTGGTAGAAGTTCGCGCTACTAATAACTCGTGGTCGCAAAGCCGCTCGTGGAATACAAACACAAACTGGTTGGTGACCGTGCCTCAGCCGGGAACATATGTATGGAAGGTGCGTTCTGGTGATGGGCTTAGTCCAAGTGCATGGTCGGCAGAGCGTCAATTTACCGTGAGTACCAATGCTCAGGCGGGGTTGATGGTCAACCCTAATCCAATTCCTGCCTCAACTTCATCATCAAGTGCCACAATTACTTGGGGCACTGGCAATGGGACTCAAGGGCAATTGTTTGTCTCGGAGAATGGCGGACCTGATCGATTGATGGCGCAAGGTGACTATGGCGTAGATAGCCCTGCATGGTTTGCACCTGGCTCTGAGTATCGCTTCCGTTTGTATGCAGGCCTCAATCGTGAAACCCTGTTGCGCGAAATTACCGTGCGACGTGAACGAAGCTTGATTGCGAATCCAAGTAGTATTCCGGCGGGTGCACAAGGGTTGCAACAAATTATGCTCTATTGGAGCACTGGCGATGGCAGTGAAGCCCAAGTTTATGTTTCAAAAGATGGTGAGCCAGAGAAATTAATGGCTCAAGGCCCGTATGGCAAGGCAAATCCTGCATGGATTGTTCCAGGTTCTGTCTATCGTTTCCGTTTATATGCAGGCTTTAATCGGGCTACCCTCCTGCGTGAAATTATTGTGCGCTAA
- a CDS encoding DUF951 domain-containing protein gives MARLDLALDDIVQLRKPHPCGGYRWRVTRLGADIGLRCMTCEHKVMLPRATVEQRTKAHFDAEGQSKPAVNAENAP, from the coding sequence GTGGCACGCTTAGATCTAGCGCTTGATGATATTGTGCAATTGCGCAAACCGCATCCATGTGGTGGCTATCGTTGGCGGGTCACACGTTTGGGAGCCGATATCGGCTTGCGCTGCATGACCTGTGAGCATAAAGTGATGCTGCCACGCGCGACCGTCGAGCAACGCACCAAAGCCCATTTTGATGCTGAAGGCCAGTCTAAGCCTGCGGTAAACGCCGAAAATGCCCCATAA
- a CDS encoding NAD(+)/NADH kinase: protein MTRVAIIANPASSKDIRRVVSHASSVSNNEKTSIVRRVLQGLAATPVHEVWYLPDHAGIVRNAAERQQLPFRLLPFEGQWHDHADDTTLAARLAEQHGVGCLITLGGDGTARAAVKGSRSIPILALSTGTNNAFPQTIEPTLAGLAAGSMACFASEAVTRHALLEIYRNQELLDLALVDVASVADSLGGRAVWEISKVQQVVTTRLTPGTVGLSAIGGHSGIAPADAQAVHVLLGAGRTINVPIAPGLITPVALAESTYLTAGESVELRSGAIALDGEREWMARAGEQWQVKVLADGVATVDIAAALAAFTQQQAR from the coding sequence ATGACCCGTGTTGCAATCATTGCCAATCCAGCTTCAAGTAAAGATATTCGGCGGGTGGTCAGCCATGCCTCGAGTGTCTCGAATAATGAAAAAACCAGTATTGTGCGGCGGGTTTTACAAGGCTTGGCGGCCACGCCTGTGCACGAAGTTTGGTATTTGCCCGACCATGCTGGCATTGTGCGCAACGCCGCCGAGCGCCAACAATTGCCATTTCGCTTGCTGCCGTTTGAGGGCCAATGGCACGATCATGCTGATGATACAACTTTGGCTGCGCGTTTGGCCGAACAGCATGGAGTTGGCTGTTTAATCACGCTTGGTGGCGATGGCACGGCTCGGGCAGCAGTCAAAGGCTCGCGCTCGATCCCGATTTTAGCGCTATCAACCGGAACTAACAACGCTTTTCCTCAAACGATCGAGCCAACATTGGCAGGCTTGGCGGCAGGCAGTATGGCATGTTTTGCGTCTGAGGCGGTGACGCGCCATGCTTTGCTCGAAATTTATCGCAACCAGGAATTGCTTGATTTAGCGTTAGTTGATGTAGCCAGCGTTGCCGATAGCCTTGGTGGGCGGGCAGTTTGGGAAATTAGCAAAGTGCAACAGGTTGTTACCACCCGTTTAACCCCAGGCACGGTTGGGCTTTCGGCGATTGGTGGCCATTCTGGCATTGCGCCTGCTGATGCGCAAGCAGTGCATGTGTTGTTGGGTGCTGGACGAACGATCAACGTGCCAATTGCTCCAGGTTTAATCACACCCGTAGCCTTGGCCGAATCCACCTATTTGACTGCTGGAGAGAGCGTTGAATTGCGCAGTGGCGCGATTGCCCTTGACGGTGAGCGCGAATGGATGGCACGGGCTGGCGAGCAATGGCAAGTCAAAGTGCTTGCCGACGGCGTAGCGACTGTTGATATTGCTGCTGCGCTCGCAGCTTTTACCCAACAGCAAGCGAGGTAA